The region TACACCAACAGCCTGTACGGCGTCACGCCGAACTCGAAGGACATCTACCACTACGACAAGCATCACCTGGTGCCGTTCGGCGAGTTCATCCCGTGGGGATTCCGCTGGTTCGTCGACCTGATGAAGATGCCGCTCGGCGACTTCGCGCGCGGCGCGCCGGTGCAGCGGCCGTTCCTCGTGCACAACCAGCCGGTGATGGCGGACATCTGCTACGAGGACATCTTCGGCGAGGAAATCGCCGCGACGATCCGCGACAACCCGCAACCGCCGGGCGTGCTCGTCAACGTGACCAACCTCGCGTGGTTCGGCGACACCATCGCGCTCGACCAGCACCTGCAGATCGCGCGGATGCGCTCGCTCGAAACCGGCCGGCCCATGCTGCGCGCGACCAACACCGGCATGACGGCCGCCATCGACGCGCGCGGCCGCGTGATCGGCAAGCTGCGCCCGTTCACGATCGGCGTGCTCGACGTGCGCGTCGAAGGCACGACGGGCAGCACGCCCTACGTGACGAGCGGCAATACCGCCGTGCTCGCGCTGTCGCTGGTGCTGCTCGCCTTCGGCTTCGCGTTCGGCCCGCGCCTGCGCCGCCGCGGCTGACGCGCAGGCGCGCCCGCGCCTTCAGGCGGCCCAGTCCGCGCCGGACACCAGCGCGCGCAGGTCGCGCGCGACCGCCTCGAGCACCGGCTCCCACTGCGTGAAGGCCGACTGCCGATACAGCGTCACGCTCGGATACGACGGGCTGTCGCGCCGCTCGAGCCGCCACGGCCAATGCGGATTCACGTCGAGCAGCACCCAGGTCGGCCGGCCGAGCGCGCCGGCCAGATGCGCGACCGAGGTGCAGACCGTCACGACCAGATCGAGCGACGCGATCAGCGCCGCCGTATCGTCGAAGCTGCGCAGCGCGTCGGTGTGATCGATCACGGGGAAGCCGGCCGCCCGCGCGGCCGCGACGTCCTGATCCGCGCCCGGCTGCAGCGAATGGAACGCCACGCCCTCCAGCCCGCCGAACGCGGCCGCGTAGCGCTCGAGCCCGACCCGCCGCAACGGATTGCGCTGATGGGTCAGGCTGCCCGTCCAGGCCAGACCGACCCGGAACCGCCGCACGCCCGGCGCGGCCGCCTCGTCGCCGGCGTCGAGCCGCGCGCGCCACGCGTCGCGCGCCTCCTGATCGGCGCGCAGGTACGGCACGGTCTCGCCGAGCGCCGCATCGCCGAGCCCGAGCAGCCAGGGCACGCTCATCAACGGCACTTCGTAGTCGCAGGCAGGCAGCGCCTTGACGCCGCCGCCCGCGCTGAATCCGTCGACGTGCTCGCCGAGCGTGCGCTCAAGCAGCGCGGCGAGCGGCGGGAAGGTGTTCCACAGCAGCCGGCCGCCCTCGCGATGCACACGCTCGGCCAACACCGGCACGTAGCGACAGAACTGCAGCAGGTCGCCCATCCCCTGCTCGCCCCACAGCAGCAGCGTCTTGCCCGCCAGCGGCTCGCCGCGCCAGCGCGGCGCGGGCAACGTGGGCAGCTTGCCGCGCAGCTCGCCCGAGCCCGCCCAGCGCGCTTCGTGCTCCGCCCAGCCCGTCGCGTAATCGCCGCGCACCAGATGCAGGATCGCCAGATTGAAGCGATAGGTCGGATCGTCGGGCGCGCGCTCGCACGCGAGGCGCGTGAAGCGCTCGGCATCGTCCCAGCGCTGCGCCTCCTTGCAGGCGCTCGCCGCGTTGTTCAGCGCGAGCGGATTGTCCGGCGCGAGCGCGAGGGCGGTGTCGGCCGCACTCAACGCGCCCTCGAGGTCGAAACGGGCGATCCGCACGGTGACCAGGTTGATCCACGCGTCGACGTCGCGCGGCTCGACCCGCACCGCCTCTTCCAGCAGCGCGTTCTCGTCGGCCGGGTCGCCGCCCGACAAGCGGATCGCGATCGCCAGGTTGTTGCGCAGCGACGGCCAGTCGGGCGTATGCGCGAGCACCGCCCGGTACGGCGCGACCGCATCGGCATGGCGCCCGGCGAGCTGCAGTGTGTAGCCGTAGTTGAAGCCGGCATCCGCCGAATCCGGATGCAGCCGCCATTGCAGCTCCGCGAGCGCGAGCGCGTCGGCGCCGTGGCCTTCGCGCAGCAGCACCCCGGTCAGCTGGCGGATCGCGGCGTCGTCGAGGCGGTGCAGGTGCGCGGCCGCATCGAGCCACAGCGCGCGCGTCCCGGCCCGGCCGGCGTTGCCCGCCTCGAGCGCGCGGCGCAGGAACGCGAGGAGGGGCGGCAGGAGCGGCAACTGCGGAACGGTGGAGGTCATGGGATCGGGCGCGCGAATTCTGATCTGCACATCTTACCGGTTCCGTCGCGCGCGCAAGCGATTCCGTGCAGTCATGCCGACGTTGCCCCGCGTGCGCGAACGCCCGGACGCGCCGTTCCGGGCCCGCCTGCGCCCGCCCCGCGACGCGCCGCCGGCGGGCCCGCGAGCCCGCGCCGCGCGCCCGCGGCCGCAGCGGCGCGCCGATCCGGTAAAATTACGCGTTTCAGCACACCCAAGCCGCGCGCCGCGCGCGGCCGCGCGGGCCTCGCCCCGTCCGGCCGCACCGGAGCCCAGCGCCACGAAGGCCACTCATGCTTACGTTTCAGCAAATCATCCTGACGCTCCAGTCCTACTGGGACAAGCAGGGTTGCGCCCTGCTCCAGCCGATCGACATGGAAGTCGGCGCGGGCACGTCGCACGTGCACACGTTCCTGCGCGCGATCGGCCCCGAGCCGTGGCGCGCCGCGTACGTCCAGCCCTCGCGCCGTCCGAAGGACGGCCGCTACGGCGAGAACCCGAACCGCCTGCAGCACTACTACCAGTACCAGGTGGTGCTCAAGCCGGCCCCGGAAAACATCCTCGACCTGTACCTCGGCTCGCTCGAGGCGCTCGGCTTCGACCTGAAGCAGAACGACGTGCGCTTCGTCGAGGACGACTGGGAGAACCCGACCCTCGGCGCCTGGGGCCTCGGCTGGGAAGTCTGGCTGAACGGCATGGAGGTCACGCAGTTCACCTACTTCCAGCAGGTCGGCGGCCTCGACTGCAAGCCCGTGCTCGGCGAGATCACCTACGGGCTCGAACGCCTCGCGATGTACCTGCAGAAGGTCGAGAACGTCTACGACCTGATCTGGACGGAATGGACGGAGCAGGGCCCGAACGGCCCCGAGCTGCGCCGCCTGACCTACGGCGACGTCTATCACCAGAACGAGGTCGAGCAGTCGACCTACAACTTCGAGCACGCGAACGTCGACCTGCTGTTCACGTTCTTCAACAGCTACGAGGCCGAGGCGAAGCGCATGATCGACGCGCAGCTCGCGCTGCCCGCGTACGAGCTGGTGCTGAAGGCCGGCCACACGTTCAACCTGCTCGACGCGCGCGGCGCGATCTCGGTGACCGAACGCGCCGCCTACATCGGCCGGATCCGCGCGCTGTCGCGCCTCGTCGCGCAGGCGTACTACGCCTCGCGCGAAAAGCTCGGCTTCCCGATGGTCGGCAATCCGGTGCCGGGCGTGCCGGGCCTCACCACCGACGCGCAGGACGCCGCGCAGCCCGCATGGGCGCCGCCCCTCAAGGCCGAACGCAAGATCGATCAGGACTGACGAGATTTCCCCCACCATGACGCAAAACCATCCCGCTCCGCTGCTCGTCGAGCTGCTGACTGAAGAACTGCCGCCGAAGGCGCTCGCCCGGCTCGGCGACGCCTTCGCCGAGGGCATCGCGCAACGCCTCGCCGCGCGCGACCTGATCGACGGCGAACTCGCGTTCGAACGCTACGCGACGCCGCGCCGCCTCGCCGTGGTCGTGCGCAACGTGCGCGCCGTCGCGCCCGAAAAACAGGTGCGCGAGAAAGTGCTGCCGGTGTCGGTCGCGCTCGACCCCGCCGGCAACCCCACCGCGCCGCTCGCGAAGAAGCTCGCGGCGCTCGGCTTCCCGAACCTGTCGATCGCCGATCTCGAACGCGCGCAGGACGGCAAGGCCGAGGCCTTCTTCGTCAACTACGCGGCGCCCGGCGCGACGCTCGCCGACGGCCTGCAGGCCGCGCTCGACGAGACGCTCGCCAAGCTGCCGATCCCGAAGGTCATGACCTACCAGCGCCCGGACGGCACCGACGTGCAGTTCGTGCGCCCGGTGCATCGCCTGACCGTGCTGCACGACGCCCGCATCGTGCCCGTCAGCGCGTTCGGCATCGACGCCGGCGACACCACGCTCGGCCACCGCTTCCTGTCGGACGGCCTCGTCGCGATCCCGCACGCGGGCCAGTACGCGGACGTGCTGCGCGACAAGGGCCGCGTGATCGCGCACTTCGCCGACCGCAAGGAAACGATCCGCACCCACCTGCACGCGCAGGCCGGCGGCGACGACGTGGTGATGCCCGATGCGCTGCTCGACGAGGTCACCGCGCTCGTCGAATGGCCGGTCGTCTATCCGTGCCGCTTCGAGGACGAATTCCTGCAGGTGCCGCAGGAATGCCTGATCCTCACCATGCAGACCAACCAGAAGTACTTCGCGCTCACCGATGCGTCGGGCAAGCTGCGCTCCCGCTTCCTGATCGTGTCGAACATCGACACGAAAACGCCGGACGAGATCGTCGAGGGCAACGAGCGCGTCGTGCGCCCGCGCCTCGCCGACGCGAAGTTCTTCTTCGAGCAGGACAAGAAGAAGCCGCTCGCGGCACGCGTGCCGCTGCTCGCGAACGTCGTCTATCACAACAAGCTCGGCTCGGCGCTCGCGCGCGTCGAGCGCCTCGAAGCGCTGGCGGGCGAGATCGCGCCCGCGATCGGCGCCGACGCCGGGCAGGCGAAGCGCGCCGCGCACCTCGCGAAGGCCGACCTGCTGACCGACATGGTCGGCGAGTTCCCCGAGCTGCAGGGCACGATGGGCACCTACTACGCGCGCCACGACGGCGAAGCGGACGACGTCGCGCTCGCGTGCACCGAGCACTACCAGCCGCGCTTCTCCGGCGATGCGCTGCCGACCACGCCGGTGTCGACCGCCGTCGCGCTCGCCGACAAGCTCGAGACAATCGTCGGCATCTGGGGCATCGGCCTCGCGCCGACGGGCGAGAAGGATCCGTTCGCGCTGCGCCGCCATGCGCTCGGCGTGCTGCGCCTGCTGGTCGAGAAGCAGCTGCCGCTCGACCTGAAGCGGCTGCTGCGCGCGGCCCACGCGCGCTTCGCGGGCGTGGCCGGCGTCGCCGAATCGACCGATGCGATCCACGCGTTCTTCATCGACCGCCTGCGCGGGCTGCTGCGCGAGCGCGGCTACACGGCGGCCGAGATCGACGCGGTGCTGAGCCTCGAACCGAACCGCGTCGACGACCTCGTCGCGCGTCTCGACGCGGTGCGCGCGTTCGCGGGCCTCGCGGAGGCGGAAGCGCTCGCGGCCGCGAACAAGCGGATCTCGAACATCCTGAAGAAGTCGAAGAGCGACGGCGCACCGGGAGCCGGCGCACCGGCCGACGCGGTGCGCGCCGAACTGCTTGTCGAGGACGCCGAGAAGGAACTGAACCGCCAGCTCGACCAGGTCGCGCCGCGCGTGCAGGAACAGCTGGCCCGCGGCGAGTTCGCTGGCGCGCTGTCGGCGCTCGCGCAATTGCGCGACGCGGTCGACACGTTCTTCAAGGACGTGATGGTGAACGTCGACGATCCCGCCGTGCGCGACAACCGCCTCGCCCTGCTCGGCGCGCTGCACGTGCAGATGAACAGCGTCGCCGACATCTCGAAGCTGGCCGCCTGAGGAGCCGACGATGCCGACCAGCGCCACCAAGAAGCTCGTGGTTCTCGACCGGGACGGCGTGATCAACGTCGATTCGGATGCGTTCATCAAGACGCCCGACGAATGGATCGCGCTGCCGGGCGCCCTCGAGGCGATCGCGCGGCTCAACCATGCGGGCTACCGCGTCGTCGTCGCGACCAACCAGTCCGGCATCGGGCGCGGCCTGTTCGACATGGCGGCGCTCAACGCGATGCATCTGAAGATGCATCGCGCGGCGGCGGCGGTCGGCGCGCGCATCGACGCGGTGTTCTTCTGCCCGCACACGGCCGACGATCACTGCGACTGCCGCAAGCCGAA is a window of Burkholderia sp. FERM BP-3421 DNA encoding:
- a CDS encoding tetratricopeptide repeat protein, whose translation is MTSTVPQLPLLPPLLAFLRRALEAGNAGRAGTRALWLDAAAHLHRLDDAAIRQLTGVLLREGHGADALALAELQWRLHPDSADAGFNYGYTLQLAGRHADAVAPYRAVLAHTPDWPSLRNNLAIAIRLSGGDPADENALLEEAVRVEPRDVDAWINLVTVRIARFDLEGALSAADTALALAPDNPLALNNAASACKEAQRWDDAERFTRLACERAPDDPTYRFNLAILHLVRGDYATGWAEHEARWAGSGELRGKLPTLPAPRWRGEPLAGKTLLLWGEQGMGDLLQFCRYVPVLAERVHREGGRLLWNTFPPLAALLERTLGEHVDGFSAGGGVKALPACDYEVPLMSVPWLLGLGDAALGETVPYLRADQEARDAWRARLDAGDEAAAPGVRRFRVGLAWTGSLTHQRNPLRRVGLERYAAAFGGLEGVAFHSLQPGADQDVAAARAAGFPVIDHTDALRSFDDTAALIASLDLVVTVCTSVAHLAGALGRPTWVLLDVNPHWPWRLERRDSPSYPSVTLYRQSAFTQWEPVLEAVARDLRALVSGADWAA
- the glyQ gene encoding glycine--tRNA ligase subunit alpha, with amino-acid sequence MLTFQQIILTLQSYWDKQGCALLQPIDMEVGAGTSHVHTFLRAIGPEPWRAAYVQPSRRPKDGRYGENPNRLQHYYQYQVVLKPAPENILDLYLGSLEALGFDLKQNDVRFVEDDWENPTLGAWGLGWEVWLNGMEVTQFTYFQQVGGLDCKPVLGEITYGLERLAMYLQKVENVYDLIWTEWTEQGPNGPELRRLTYGDVYHQNEVEQSTYNFEHANVDLLFTFFNSYEAEAKRMIDAQLALPAYELVLKAGHTFNLLDARGAISVTERAAYIGRIRALSRLVAQAYYASREKLGFPMVGNPVPGVPGLTTDAQDAAQPAWAPPLKAERKIDQD
- the glyS gene encoding glycine--tRNA ligase subunit beta, with translation MTQNHPAPLLVELLTEELPPKALARLGDAFAEGIAQRLAARDLIDGELAFERYATPRRLAVVVRNVRAVAPEKQVREKVLPVSVALDPAGNPTAPLAKKLAALGFPNLSIADLERAQDGKAEAFFVNYAAPGATLADGLQAALDETLAKLPIPKVMTYQRPDGTDVQFVRPVHRLTVLHDARIVPVSAFGIDAGDTTLGHRFLSDGLVAIPHAGQYADVLRDKGRVIAHFADRKETIRTHLHAQAGGDDVVMPDALLDEVTALVEWPVVYPCRFEDEFLQVPQECLILTMQTNQKYFALTDASGKLRSRFLIVSNIDTKTPDEIVEGNERVVRPRLADAKFFFEQDKKKPLAARVPLLANVVYHNKLGSALARVERLEALAGEIAPAIGADAGQAKRAAHLAKADLLTDMVGEFPELQGTMGTYYARHDGEADDVALACTEHYQPRFSGDALPTTPVSTAVALADKLETIVGIWGIGLAPTGEKDPFALRRHALGVLRLLVEKQLPLDLKRLLRAAHARFAGVAGVAESTDAIHAFFIDRLRGLLRERGYTAAEIDAVLSLEPNRVDDLVARLDAVRAFAGLAEAEALAAANKRISNILKKSKSDGAPGAGAPADAVRAELLVEDAEKELNRQLDQVAPRVQEQLARGEFAGALSALAQLRDAVDTFFKDVMVNVDDPAVRDNRLALLGALHVQMNSVADISKLAA
- the gmhB gene encoding D-glycero-beta-D-manno-heptose 1,7-bisphosphate 7-phosphatase, which produces MPTSATKKLVVLDRDGVINVDSDAFIKTPDEWIALPGALEAIARLNHAGYRVVVATNQSGIGRGLFDMAALNAMHLKMHRAAAAVGARIDAVFFCPHTADDHCDCRKPKPGMMQMIAERFEVEPADTPMVGDSLRDLQAGAALGFQPHLVLTGKGRKTLAAGGLPDGTRVHDDLRAFALDFLSQEQE